In Paenibacillus guangzhouensis, a single window of DNA contains:
- a CDS encoding DUF6273 domain-containing protein, with the protein MSGRPVLQNSGKELFILSEYIMDCRRYHGEYVDITWRDCDLRKWLNDEIYQAAFNDSEKKIIKSTHCADNGEGSVNTEDKVVSLLSVTEAKELTDQRKKARDNYAPRSNNSSSMIEKAGPPTGLLPQTDGLLYFIFVK; encoded by the coding sequence TAGACCTGTACTGCAAAATTCGGGTAAAGAACTGTTCATTCTGAGCGAGTATATTATGGACTGCAGGCGGTATCACGGTGAATATGTCGATATTACATGGCGTGACTGTGATTTGCGAAAGTGGCTGAACGATGAAATTTATCAGGCCGCGTTTAATGATTCCGAGAAGAAAATCATCAAGTCTACGCATTGCGCTGACAACGGGGAGGGTAGTGTAAATACGGAGGACAAAGTTGTTTCTTTACTCAGTGTTACAGAGGCGAAAGAGCTGACCGATCAACGTAAAAAAGCTAGAGATAATTATGCGCCCCGCTCTAACAATTCATCTTCAATGATAGAAAAAGCGGGGCCACCAACGGGCCTCTTGCCTCAGACCGACGGTCTTTTATATTTTATTTTTGTAAAATGA